Proteins co-encoded in one Bradyrhizobium sp. 170 genomic window:
- a CDS encoding transporter substrate-binding domain-containing protein: protein MAVGGAAAQAQTQPRPAVEAAPQAVPGFWDPRRRPDRPDMSRLTVIRFLTETDYPPFNFTGPDGNPAGFNVDLARALCDEIKISCTVQMRRFETLVDAISSNRGDAIIASMAVTPALRARLDFTDPYYRAPARFVSRRDAVMPEVRPEYLEGKKVGVIAGTSHEAYLKAMFTDAEIKSYPNDDALRLALRRSEVDFIFGDAISLAFWINGTDSADCCAFSGGPFVESRYFGEGIGIAVRKGNDLLRTSLNWALFRIWEKGRFTDLWLRYFSISPF from the coding sequence ATGGCTGTTGGCGGTGCTGCGGCGCAGGCGCAAACCCAGCCCCGCCCGGCGGTCGAGGCGGCCCCGCAGGCGGTGCCCGGCTTCTGGGACCCGCGGCGGCGTCCGGACCGGCCGGACATGTCGCGCCTCACCGTGATCCGGTTCCTGACCGAGACCGACTACCCGCCGTTCAACTTCACCGGTCCCGACGGCAATCCCGCCGGCTTCAATGTCGATCTGGCGCGCGCGCTCTGCGACGAGATCAAGATCAGCTGCACCGTCCAGATGCGCCGGTTCGAGACGCTGGTCGATGCGATATCAAGCAATCGCGGCGATGCCATCATCGCCTCCATGGCGGTGACGCCGGCCCTGCGCGCCAGGCTCGATTTCACCGATCCCTATTACCGCGCACCGGCGCGCTTCGTGTCGCGGCGCGACGCTGTCATGCCGGAGGTCCGCCCTGAATATCTCGAAGGCAAGAAGGTCGGCGTCATCGCCGGCACCTCGCACGAGGCCTATCTGAAGGCGATGTTCACCGACGCCGAGATCAAGTCCTATCCCAATGACGACGCGCTGCGGCTGGCGCTTCGGCGGAGCGAGGTCGATTTCATCTTCGGCGACGCGATCTCGCTGGCGTTCTGGATCAACGGCACCGATTCGGCCGATTGCTGCGCGTTCTCGGGCGGGCCCTTTGTCGAGAGCCGCTATTTCGGCGAAGGCATCGGCATCGCCGTCCGCAAGGGCAACGATCTGCTGCGGACGTCGCTGAACTGGGCGCTGTTCAGGATTTGGGAAAAAGGCCGCTTCACCGATCTGTGGCTGCGGTATTTTTCCATCAGTCCGTTCTAG
- a CDS encoding FAD-binding dehydrogenase, with the protein MTEVTDVIVVGAGLAGLVAATEIADAGKRVIVVDQEGEQSLGGQAFWSFGGLFLVDSPEQRRLGIKDSHDLALQDWMGTAGFDRDDDHWPKRWAEAYVAFAAGEKRDWLRAMGHRIFPVVGWAERGGYDAMGHGNSVPRFHVTWGTGPGIVEPFERRAREAEKAGRLTFKFRHRVDTLVMTNGAVEGISGAVLEPDSVERGKSSSRKVIGDFTLRAQAVVVASGGIGGNHDMVRQNWPKRLGEPPKFMISGVPEHVDGRMIGITEAAGARLINRDRMWHYVEGIRNWNPIWPRHGIRILPGPSSMWFDASGKRLPAPLFPGSDTLGQLHHIMSTGYDYSWFILTQSIIKKEFALSGSEQNPDLTGKSWRMTIKRATNKGAPAPVEAFKKNGADFIVRDNLADLVSAMNALSGDNLLQHDHIKAQIEARDREMSNPYVKDAQVMNLHNARRYIGDRLIRTAKPHRILDPDHGPLIAVKLNILTRKTLGGFETDLDSRVFGTSGEIIRGLYAAGEAAGFGGGGVHGYRSLEGTFLGGCLFSGRNAGRAAAKAAG; encoded by the coding sequence ATGACTGAGGTCACAGACGTAATCGTGGTCGGCGCCGGACTGGCGGGGCTGGTCGCGGCAACCGAAATCGCAGATGCCGGCAAGCGCGTCATCGTCGTCGACCAGGAAGGCGAGCAAAGCCTTGGCGGACAAGCCTTTTGGTCGTTCGGCGGACTCTTTCTGGTGGACTCTCCCGAGCAGCGCCGGCTCGGCATTAAGGATTCCCACGATCTCGCGCTGCAGGACTGGATGGGCACCGCGGGCTTCGACCGCGACGATGACCATTGGCCAAAGCGCTGGGCGGAAGCCTATGTCGCGTTCGCCGCCGGCGAAAAGCGCGACTGGCTGCGCGCGATGGGCCACCGTATTTTTCCGGTGGTCGGCTGGGCCGAGCGCGGCGGCTATGACGCGATGGGCCACGGCAATTCGGTGCCGCGCTTTCATGTCACATGGGGTACCGGTCCCGGCATCGTCGAGCCGTTCGAGCGGCGTGCGCGCGAGGCCGAGAAGGCTGGCCGACTAACGTTCAAGTTTCGCCACCGCGTCGACACACTTGTGATGACGAACGGCGCAGTCGAGGGCATCAGTGGGGCAGTGCTCGAACCTGACAGCGTCGAGCGCGGCAAGAGTTCATCGCGCAAGGTGATCGGCGATTTTACGCTGCGCGCGCAGGCCGTGGTCGTCGCCTCCGGCGGCATCGGCGGCAATCACGACATGGTCCGGCAGAACTGGCCGAAGCGCCTGGGCGAGCCGCCGAAATTCATGATCTCCGGCGTGCCCGAACATGTCGACGGCCGCATGATCGGCATCACCGAGGCCGCCGGCGCGCGGCTGATCAACCGCGACCGGATGTGGCATTACGTCGAGGGCATCCGAAACTGGAATCCGATCTGGCCGCGCCACGGCATCCGCATCCTGCCCGGCCCGTCCTCGATGTGGTTCGACGCGAGCGGAAAACGCCTGCCCGCGCCGCTGTTCCCGGGCTCGGACACGCTCGGCCAGCTGCACCACATCATGTCGACCGGCTACGATTATTCCTGGTTCATCCTGACCCAGAGCATCATCAAGAAAGAGTTTGCGCTCTCCGGCTCCGAACAGAATCCCGACCTCACGGGCAAGAGCTGGCGCATGACGATCAAGCGCGCCACCAACAAGGGGGCGCCCGCGCCGGTGGAGGCGTTCAAGAAGAACGGCGCCGACTTCATCGTGCGCGACAATCTCGCCGACCTCGTCAGCGCGATGAACGCGCTGTCCGGCGACAATCTGCTCCAGCACGATCACATCAAGGCGCAGATCGAGGCGCGCGACCGCGAGATGTCAAACCCTTACGTCAAGGACGCGCAGGTGATGAACCTGCACAATGCGCGGCGCTACATCGGCGACAGACTGATCCGCACGGCAAAGCCGCATCGTATCCTCGATCCCGACCACGGCCCACTGATCGCGGTCAAGCTCAACATCCTGACGCGGAAGACGCTGGGCGGCTTCGAGACCGATCTCGACTCGCGCGTGTTCGGCACGAGCGGCGAGATCATCCGGGGACTTTATGCCGCAGGCGAAGCCGCCGGCTTCGGCGGCGGCGGCGTGCACGGCTACCGTTCGCTGGAAGGCACCTTCCTTGGCGGCTGCCTGTTCTCAGGGCGAAACGCGGGACGCGCGGCGGCTAAGGCGGCGGGGTGA
- a CDS encoding RidA family protein, protein MTIQRFETGPRMSQVVVHGNTVYLAGVVAGKAAGKSVTEQTQDILAIIDGHLAKAGTDKSKLLSATIYITDMKTFPEMNAAWDGWVSAGNTPARATVEAKLAAPQYNVEIMVVAAK, encoded by the coding sequence ATGACCATCCAGCGCTTCGAAACCGGACCTCGCATGAGCCAGGTCGTCGTCCACGGCAACACCGTCTATCTCGCGGGCGTCGTCGCCGGCAAGGCGGCCGGTAAGAGCGTGACCGAGCAGACGCAAGACATCCTCGCAATCATCGACGGCCATCTCGCCAAGGCTGGCACCGACAAGTCGAAGCTCTTGTCCGCCACGATCTACATCACCGACATGAAGACGTTTCCCGAAATGAACGCGGCGTGGGACGGGTGGGTATCGGCCGGCAACACGCCGGCGCGCGCCACCGTTGAGGCGAAGCTCGCCGCGCCGCAGTACAATGTCGAGATCATGGTGGTCGCGGCCAAGTAA
- a CDS encoding alpha/beta fold hydrolase, which yields MRLREFSRKGSTQPPVVVCAPYALHGALIADFAPGHSLVQALQKGGVNRIYVPDWRSATPEMRYLSIDNYLADLNVAIDEIGAPVDLVGLCQGGWLSLVYAARFPGKVRRLVLAGAPVDISTPSELSKMVAALPHQAFEQMVQQGDGLVSGEHMLKLWNIPFSQHDVEAVLQRNLGDGSDEAQMLLDRFERWDRATLDLPGTYYLEVTEQVFRQNLIAKGRFVALGRRIDLTEVRVPAFLLAGADDIVVPRDQAFATAALLGTRPAWLERACEPCGHLSLFMGRKVLSHSWRRIARWLQANISDVAGAKIRA from the coding sequence GCGCTGCACGGTGCGCTGATCGCGGACTTCGCACCGGGCCATAGTCTGGTGCAGGCGCTGCAAAAAGGCGGCGTGAACCGGATCTATGTCCCGGACTGGCGCTCGGCCACGCCGGAAATGCGCTATCTCTCGATCGACAATTATCTGGCCGATCTCAATGTCGCGATCGACGAGATTGGCGCGCCGGTCGATCTTGTCGGCCTGTGTCAGGGCGGATGGCTATCGCTGGTCTATGCCGCCCGTTTTCCCGGCAAGGTGCGGCGGCTCGTGCTCGCCGGCGCGCCTGTCGATATCTCCACGCCGTCAGAACTCTCGAAGATGGTGGCCGCACTTCCGCATCAGGCCTTCGAGCAGATGGTGCAGCAGGGCGATGGCCTCGTCAGCGGCGAGCACATGCTTAAGCTCTGGAACATTCCGTTCAGCCAGCATGACGTGGAAGCCGTGCTGCAAAGGAATCTCGGCGATGGATCGGATGAGGCGCAGATGCTGCTGGATCGTTTCGAACGCTGGGATCGCGCGACGCTGGACCTGCCGGGGACCTATTATCTCGAGGTGACCGAGCAGGTTTTCCGGCAAAACCTGATCGCTAAAGGCCGCTTCGTCGCGCTCGGCCGCAGGATCGATCTCACTGAAGTACGCGTGCCGGCTTTCCTGTTGGCCGGAGCGGACGACATCGTCGTTCCGCGCGATCAGGCGTTCGCCACGGCAGCGTTATTGGGCACGCGGCCGGCGTGGCTGGAACGGGCCTGCGAGCCGTGCGGTCACCTCAGCCTTTTCATGGGACGCAAGGTCTTGAGCCATTCCTGGCGCCGGATCGCCCGCTGGCTCCAGGCCAACATCAGCGATGTTGCCGGCGCAAAAATCCGCGCGTGA
- a CDS encoding SCO family protein has protein sequence MDRTIRPLVIIAAFAASLLVGLVIMLWAMGGLRTVTAPAAIGGPFQLTDQAGQAVTEQNLKGKPTLIFFGFTHCPDVCPTSLFEISEVLKAMGTDADRVNAWFVSVDPERDTAAAMKDYLSSFDPHLKGLTGEPAAVAKVISAYRVYARKVPLKDGDYTMDHTALIYLMDRDGNFVAPFNLKRTPAEAAKDLKRYL, from the coding sequence ATGGACCGGACGATCCGCCCGCTGGTGATTATCGCTGCCTTCGCCGCGAGCCTGCTGGTCGGGCTGGTGATCATGCTGTGGGCGATGGGCGGCTTGCGCACCGTGACCGCGCCGGCGGCGATCGGCGGTCCGTTTCAACTGACCGACCAGGCCGGACAGGCCGTCACCGAGCAGAATTTGAAGGGCAAGCCGACGCTGATCTTCTTCGGCTTCACCCATTGCCCGGATGTTTGCCCGACCTCGCTGTTCGAGATTTCCGAGGTGCTGAAGGCGATGGGCACGGACGCCGATCGCGTCAACGCCTGGTTCGTTTCGGTCGATCCCGAGCGCGACACGGCCGCCGCGATGAAGGATTATCTCTCCAGCTTCGATCCGCATTTGAAGGGGCTGACCGGCGAGCCTGCGGCGGTGGCCAAGGTGATTTCGGCCTACCGGGTCTATGCCAGGAAAGTCCCGCTCAAGGACGGCGACTACACCATGGACCATACCGCGCTGATCTATCTGATGGACCGCGACGGCAATTTCGTAGCGCCCTTCAACTTGAAACGGACGCCGGCGGAAGCCGCCAAGGATTTGAAACGCTACCTTTGA